DNA from Dietzia lutea:
TCCGGCGCTTCTCGCAGGAGGAACTGCGGCCACGCGAAGGGGAGGTCGAGCGGGAGGACCGGATTCCCGAGGACCTGGTGGAGCGGATGCGCGAGCTCGGCCTGTTCGCCATCAGCATTCCCCGCCAGTACGGGGGCCTGGGCTGGTCGATGACCGAGCAGGTCCGGCTCACCATGGAGTTCACCCAGGCCGCCGCGGCGTATCGGTCGCGATTCTCCTCCACCATCGGGTTGTGCTCGCAGGCGCTGCTCGATCACGGCACCGACGAGCAGCGCAGCCGGTGGCTGCCGGCGATGGCGTCGGGTCAGTGCACGGCCGCCTTCGCGCTGACCGAGCCGGAGGCCGGATCCGACGCGGGGTCGGCCCGCACCACCGCCACCCGTGACGGCGACGAGTATGTGATCAACGGACACAAGCGTTACATCACCAATGCGCCCATCGCGGACCTGTTCCTGGTATACGCCCGTACCGGTGGCGACGGCAGCGCGGGCATGTCCGGTTTCCTGGTCCCGGCCGGCACGCCCGGCCTGCGGGTGGACCCGCAGAAGCCGATGATGGGCCAGCGGGGGTCTCTGAGCACCGAAGTCCACTTCGAGGACTGCCGGGTTCCGGCGGGCGCCCTCATCGGCGGCGTCGAGGGCAACGGTCTGCGCTCGGCGCTGCGCGGTATCAACTCCGCCCGCACCCATGTGGCGGCCACCTGCGTGGGTCAGGCCATGCGGCTGGTCGAGGAGGCGACGACCTACGCCCTGGGCCGTCACCAGTTCGGGCAGCCGATCGCCGATTTCCAGTCGGTCGAGAACCTGTTGGCCGACAGCCAGGCCGAGACCCTGGCCGGGCGGGCCCTGGTGCTGCACTGCGCGCAGCAGTTCGATGTGGGGCCGATCCCCGTCCCGGAGATCTCCGCCGCGAAGTACTTCTGCAGTGAGATGGCCTGCCGGGTGGCCGACCGTGCCGTCCAGGTCCTCGGTGGCGCCGGATATTTCTCCGAACACGCCATCAGCCGCTTCTACCGGGACGTGCGTCTGTTCCGGTTGTTCGAGGGCACTTCGCAGATCCAGCAGCAGCAGATCGCCAGACATCTCAAGTCCGCGCACTCCGGCTGAGACCGCCATCGCCGGCGCCCACCCGCATGCCCAGTGCCGGGCGCCGGCCGCGGCATGCGCAGGTCGCATCGTGCCCCGACGGCAGTGGGCGAGCGTGAGTGACAAGCCACTACGAGTGCAGTAGTTTCTTTACAGGCGATACGGAAACAGATGGCCGGACACCGGAGATGACGATGACAGAGCCGACGTCGGGGCCGTCAGGTCCCGCCCACGAGCGAGCACGCGATGGCTCGTGCGGCTCGTTCGGTCGTCGCGAAGCCACGGCCCGCCGGAAGTCTGTCCTGCAAGGTGGTCACCACGACCTCGTGCATCAGGGCCAGGAGTGCGACCGCCTGTGTCCACAGTTCGAGTTCGCCGGCCTCCGGGCGCAGCCTGCCCAGCACCTCGACCAGTCGTCGGGTGAACGCCTGCTGCGAGGCGTCGTAGGCGTCACGAACCTCGGGAGCGGCGACCGACGGCGCGGTGATGAAGTAGAAGCGGGCCATGAGAGGGTCCCGGCGGACCCACCGGGTGAAGGCCTCGATCATCGATCCGGCCCACGCGGTGGCCTCCTGTGTGGGGGCGACCTCGTCCAACAGCGCGTCGATGTCCGGCTCGGCGCACTCGAGCAGCGAGACCAGCAGGTCGGACTTGGAGGCGAAGTGGTAGTACATCGCCGCAGCCGTGACGCCGGCACGATCGGCGATCACCGACATCGCGGCCAGGTCCCCACCCTGCACACCCGTGACCCCGAACTCCTCCAGTGCGGCCCGCAGGATCTGCGGCCGACGCGAGGGCCGGTGCGCCGGCTTCTTGCTGGTGCCTGCCACTCGACCTCCCTCGACAACCGGGTGAGGGCGGCGCGCCTCACATCGTGCCTCGAGGTTATCCCATCGCCCACAGCGAGGTGGCGGCCGATCGATCGTCTCGCACACCCACTCGCCCCCCAGGAGTAAGGAACATGATGTCTGACTCGTATCCCGATCTCGCCGACTGGCGCCTGCAGGCCCGCCAGTGGCTCTCGGAGCGGCTGCCCCTGCGGTCGTCGGAGATCGCGCAGGACTCCTCGAGATCGGACGCGGTTCCGATCTTCCACAATCTGTCCTTCGAGCAGGAGGCGGAGCTCATCGAGGCGGCGTGCGCCTGGCAGCGGGAGAAGTACGAGGCCGGCTACGGCGCGATCGGCATGCCCACCGAGTTCGGGGGACTCGGTTTGCCCTCGCCGTACCTGCATGCGTTCGCCGAGGAGGAGTCCCGCTTCCTCACGCCACCGTCGACGGAACTGCACGGTGTCACCGTCGGACTCATCGCCCCGACCATCGCCGCACTGGGCAACGCCCAGCAGCGGGAGCGCTTCGTGGCCCCGATGCTGCGGGCCCAGCTGCTGGCATGCCAGTTGTTCTCCGAGCCTGCCGCGGGATCGGACCTGGCCGGGTTGACCACGCGGGCCGAGCGCGACGGCGACGACTGGATCGTCAACGGCCAGAAGGTCTGGACGTCCGGCGCCGGGTTCGCCCACTACGGCGAGCTCATCGCCCGCACGGATCCGAGCGTGCCCAAACACCGGGGCCTGACGGCCTTCATGCTCGCCATGGACACCCCCGGGGTCGAGGTCCGCCCGATCCGCCAGATGTCGGGGGGATCGTCGTTCTACGAGGTCTTCCTCACCGATGTCCGCATCCCCGACACCGACCGACTCGGGGAGATTGGCGGCGGCTGGAAGACCGCCCTGACGACCTTGGGTTTCGAGCGCGGCAACGCCGGTCACCGCCAGGTCGGCGGGACCTTCGCCCAGCTCCTGGACCTGGTCGGTCGGTGCGGGCGCGGACAGGACCCCGACACCAGGCGTCGACTCACCGACGCCTGGATCGAGACCCGGGTACTGGAACTGGTCGGTCAGCGCATCAGCAACGCCTCCGTGCGCGGGGAGGCCCCCGGGGCGGTCGGCTCGGTGCGCAAACTGCTCTGGGCCCGCAACCTCAGCCGGTACTCCGAGGTCGCCACCGCCGCGCTGGGCTCCAGGCTCACCGCCGACACCGGACAGTGGGGCACCTACTCGTGGGGCGAGCACGTCCTGGGCGCCCCCGGCTTCCACATCGCCGGCGGCACCGACGAGGTCCAGCGCAACATCATTGGCGAACGGGTCCTGGGCCTGCCCCCCGAGCCCCGCATCGACAAGGACGTGCCGTTCAACCGCGTCCCGCGAGACCACTGACGGCCCCACCGCACCGAGCGATCCCGCCCGCCGCAGGGGCCGGTCATCAGTCGCGGCCGCCTCCTGTGCCAGTGGCTCGAGTCCACCCCTTCCAGGTCGGCGATGGGCGCCGCCGATGCCCGCACCACAACGAGGAACCGGGCCGGGAGAGTGGTCTCCCGGCCCGGTTCCTCGTGCATCCGAGTGCTCACCGGATCGCCGGTGGGCACCGGGTCACACCCGGGCGTATGCCCCGCGGACGGTCTCCATGATCCGGTCGACGGACGGTATCGCGGCGTCCTCGAGCACCCCGGCGTGGGGCAGTGGGATGTGCGGGGTGGTGATACGCACGGGGGCGGCGGTCAAGGAGGAGAAGATTTCCTCGACGACGATGGAGCAGATCTCCGCTCCCCAGCCACACAGACGGGGGTTCTCCTCGACGGTGATCAGGCGCCCCGTGGACCGCACTGCCTCCAGGATCGTGGTGGTGTCCAGGGGCACCAGGGAGCGCACGTCGATGACCTGGCAGTCGACGCCGTCGGCGGCCAGGAACTCCGCCGCTTTCAGGGCGCGACCGACCATCATGCCCACGGCGACGATCGTGGCGTCTCGGCCCTCGCGGACGACCTTGGCCTTGCCGAGCTCGTCGACGATGTCACCGTCGGGGACCTCTCCCTTGGACGACAACAGGCCCTTGTGTTCGACGAACATCACCGGATCGGGATCGCGTACGGCGGCGGCCATCAGGCCGATGACATCGGCCGGGGTGGACGGGGCCACGACCTTCAGGCCGGGGATCGCCATCAGCCAGTTCTCCACGCTCTGCGAGTGCTGGGCGCCGAAACGCAACCCCCCACCGGCGTTGAACCGGATCACCAGGGGCAGCGGGAGCTGGCCGTTGGTCATGTACGAGGACTTGGCGATCTGGTTGGACACCAGGTCCTGCGCCACCAGGACGAAGTCGGCGAACATCATCTCGGCGATCGGACGCAGCCCCGAGGACGCCGCGCCCATCGCGGCACCGATGATGGCCTGCTCCGAGATCGGGGTGTCCATCACCCTGCGGGGGCCGAACTCGTCGAGCAGCCCGCCGGTGGTCTTGAAGACACCGCCCGGTTTGGCGACGTCCTCCCCGATGAGGAAGACGCGGTCGTCATGTCGCATCTCCTGCTGGATGGCGCGGGTCACGGCCGCGCGGTAGGTCATCGTCGCCACGAGGAATCTCCATTCGCCCACACGTTGGTCATCAACGTATCCACTGCCGGCAACGGGGAGGCGAGCGCGAAGTCCGCGGCCTGCTCCACCCGCTGAATGATCTGCTGTTCCATCTCGTCAAGATCCTCGGCTGGCACCCCGGCCTCCACCAGACGCGCCTTGTACATGGGGACCGGGTCGCGGCCGATCCACTCGTCGATCTCCTCCTGAGGCCGGTACTTGCCCGGGTCGGCGCTGGCATGTCCCAGATGGCGGTAGGTGACCGCCTCGATCAGGCTCGGACCCTGACCCGCGCGGGCACGCTCGATGGCGGCGCTCGCCGCGGCGTGGAGCAGGTCCGGGTCGTTGCCGTCGACCTCGATGGCCGGCAGCCCGTACGAGGCGGCACGATCGGCGGCGGGCCGGTCCACGGCGGTGACGTCCCGGATCGGCGTGTACTCCATGTACTGGTTGTTCTCGCAGACGAAGATCACCGGAAGCGACCAGATGGCGGCTAGGTTAATCGCCTCGTGGAAGGCACCGATATTGGTGGTGCCGTCCCCGAAGAAGCACACGGTGACCGTGTCCTCACCCTTGTACTTCGAGGCCAGGGCGGCGCCGGTGGCCACCGGCAGGTGCGCACCGATGATCGCGTACGAACCCATCATCCCGTGATCGACGCTCGTCAGGTGCATCGAGCCACCCTTGCCGCCGTTGAGGCCGGTGGCCCGACCGAGCAGTTCGGCCATCGTCTCGTTCATCGGCACGCCACGGGCCAGGGTGTGGGCGTGACCACGGTAGGTGGCGTAGGTCTTGTCCCCCTCACCCAGCAGAGTGCCGAATGCGGCCGCGATCGCCTCCATGCCGATGGACGAGTGGCCCGGCCCGGTCTTGCCGGAGTTGAAGATCCTCATCCACCGCTTCTCGAAGTGACGGATCTCCACCATCAGGCGGTACATGTCCCGCCGCACCTCGGACGACGGGACGTCCTGCGTTCCCGCGTCCGACTCGATTGTCGTTGCTGTCACCTTGTTCTCCTCATCTTCAGCCGTGTCCTGGCCTGTCAGGGCATCTGGACGGACTGCGGCTCCAGGTACTCGTTGATTCCGTAGCGTCCGAGTTCTCGTCCGTATCCGGACTGCTTGAACCCGCCGAAGGGCGCGGCGGGGTTGAAGGCACCACCGTTGACTGCGACCTGACCCGTGCGCATCCGACGCGCCAGACGGGCCCCGTGCTCGGGATCGGAGGTCCACACCGACCCCGACAGCCCGTACTGCGAGTTGTTCGCCACGGCGACCGCCTCGTCCTCGCCCTCGACCGCGTGGATCACCAGGACCGGACCGAAGATCTCCTCCTGAGCGATCCTGGCGTCCGGATCGACCTCGGAGAAGATCGTCGGCATCACGAAGTGGCCACCCGTCAACTCCGCGGGACGATCGGTCCCGCCCAGCAGAAGGCGTGAGCTGTTCATCCCGTCCCGGATGTAGTCCAGCACCGATCGGCACTGCGCCGCCGAGACCATCGGCCCGACGGACGTGTCGGATTGTCTCGGATCGCCGACCACCCGCTCGGCCGTGGCGGCGACCAACCGGTCCTCGATCTCACCGAGGAGACGACGGGGCACCACGAGCCGGGTCATCGCGGCGCAGGTCTGACCGTTGTTGACCAGGTACCCGTTGACCGCGGCGGGGATCACCAGGTCCAGATCGGCATCCTCGGTCACGATCGTCGCGGATTTGCCGCCGAGCTCCAGGGCCACCTTCGTCACGTTCCGGGCGGCGTTCTGGGCGATCGTGGCGCCGGCGCCGGTGGAACCGGTGAAACTCACGAAGTCGACGTCCGGATGCGACGACAACGCCTCGCCGACCACCGAGCCACGCCCCTGGACCACGTTGACCACACCGGCGGGAACGCCCGCCCGCTCGAGCTCCTCGACGAGGATGTACGCCGTCAACGGGGCCTGCTGCGGCGGCTTGATCACCGCAGTACAGCCAGCGGCCAGGGCCGGGGCCAGCTTGGCCACGACCTGGTACAGCGGATAGTTCCACGGGGTGATCGCCGCTACGACACCGATCGGAAGCCCGCGAACGCGCGAGTTCCCGATCCGCTCCTCGCCGACCGAACGCATCGCCTCGATGGTGGTGCGCAGGACCGCGACCGGGAGCCCGGCCTGGACGCGCTCACCGAACGCGAGGATCGAGCCGACCTCGCGCGCACTCGAGACCGCGATGTCACCGGCCCGTTCGGACAGACCGTCGGCCAGAGCCGACAGCATCGCCAGACGCTCCTCGACACTCGTGGCCGACCACCCGGCGAACGCCGCCCGGGCGGCACGCACGGCGTCATCGACGTCATCCGCCCCGGACATCCCCACCGACGCGATCACAGATCCGTCGACCGAGTCGTGGACATCGACACTGTCGACCCCCGAACGCCAACGACCCGCTATATACGCGGACGGACGAGTCTCCATGCTCCCTACCTCTTCCAGTCAGACAGGGTCCTGTTGTCTCGGTCACAGTAGCGACTTACAAGTTGCTCTGTCAAAAAAGACACATGCTATAGAAACTAGTCAGCGTAGAGAACGGACGGGGTCCGAACCGTCCCACCCCGCAGCGGCGTCACGCACCATCGCGTACATGTCGAGAATCGGCCGGTCGCGCTGATAACACTCGAGCACCCCGCCGCCGGGCTGGGCGAAGAAAGCAAAACGCACCTGGCGGGTCGCGCCCTCGACGATCGGTGTGGCCCCGGCCGCCGCGAGCCGCTCGATCTCGGCATCCAGATCGGACACGATCCAGGCCACATGGTGCGGACCCATACCCGGCGCGGTGAACGCCGCCCGCACCGTTTCCGGCTCGAGTCGGTGGTACTCGATCAGCTCGACCTGGACCGG
Protein-coding regions in this window:
- a CDS encoding thiamine pyrophosphate-dependent dehydrogenase E1 component subunit alpha, which encodes MTATTIESDAGTQDVPSSEVRRDMYRLMVEIRHFEKRWMRIFNSGKTGPGHSSIGMEAIAAAFGTLLGEGDKTYATYRGHAHTLARGVPMNETMAELLGRATGLNGGKGGSMHLTSVDHGMMGSYAIIGAHLPVATGAALASKYKGEDTVTVCFFGDGTTNIGAFHEAINLAAIWSLPVIFVCENNQYMEYTPIRDVTAVDRPAADRAASYGLPAIEVDGNDPDLLHAAASAAIERARAGQGPSLIEAVTYRHLGHASADPGKYRPQEEIDEWIGRDPVPMYKARLVEAGVPAEDLDEMEQQIIQRVEQAADFALASPLPAVDTLMTNVWANGDSSWRR
- a CDS encoding alpha-ketoacid dehydrogenase subunit beta codes for the protein MTYRAAVTRAIQQEMRHDDRVFLIGEDVAKPGGVFKTTGGLLDEFGPRRVMDTPISEQAIIGAAMGAASSGLRPIAEMMFADFVLVAQDLVSNQIAKSSYMTNGQLPLPLVIRFNAGGGLRFGAQHSQSVENWLMAIPGLKVVAPSTPADVIGLMAAAVRDPDPVMFVEHKGLLSSKGEVPDGDIVDELGKAKVVREGRDATIVAVGMMVGRALKAAEFLAADGVDCQVIDVRSLVPLDTTTILEAVRSTGRLITVEENPRLCGWGAEICSIVVEEIFSSLTAAPVRITTPHIPLPHAGVLEDAAIPSVDRIMETVRGAYARV
- a CDS encoding acyl-CoA dehydrogenase family protein, which codes for MMSDSYPDLADWRLQARQWLSERLPLRSSEIAQDSSRSDAVPIFHNLSFEQEAELIEAACAWQREKYEAGYGAIGMPTEFGGLGLPSPYLHAFAEEESRFLTPPSTELHGVTVGLIAPTIAALGNAQQRERFVAPMLRAQLLACQLFSEPAAGSDLAGLTTRAERDGDDWIVNGQKVWTSGAGFAHYGELIARTDPSVPKHRGLTAFMLAMDTPGVEVRPIRQMSGGSSFYEVFLTDVRIPDTDRLGEIGGGWKTALTTLGFERGNAGHRQVGGTFAQLLDLVGRCGRGQDPDTRRRLTDAWIETRVLELVGQRISNASVRGEAPGAVGSVRKLLWARNLSRYSEVATAALGSRLTADTGQWGTYSWGEHVLGAPGFHIAGGTDEVQRNIIGERVLGLPPEPRIDKDVPFNRVPRDH
- a CDS encoding VOC family protein, which encodes MSEPDHGDPAGRGVGGAYPDGVVVQVAYLVEDLRQAALEFSRLTGAGPFFVVDHVATEWMFHPYRGADGAVEAVVDQSVAMGQWGPVQVELIEYHRLEPETVRAAFTAPGMGPHHVAWIVSDLDAEIERLAAAGATPIVEGATRQVRFAFFAQPGGGVLECYQRDRPILDMYAMVRDAAAGWDGSDPVRSLR
- a CDS encoding TetR/AcrR family transcriptional regulator — translated: MAGTSKKPAHRPSRRPQILRAALEEFGVTGVQGGDLAAMSVIADRAGVTAAAMYYHFASKSDLLVSLLECAEPDIDALLDEVAPTQEATAWAGSMIEAFTRWVRRDPLMARFYFITAPSVAAPEVRDAYDASQQAFTRRLVEVLGRLRPEAGELELWTQAVALLALMHEVVVTTLQDRLPAGRGFATTERAARAIACSLVGGT
- a CDS encoding acyl-CoA dehydrogenase family protein codes for the protein MGFDEYLDVIRRFSQEELRPREGEVEREDRIPEDLVERMRELGLFAISIPRQYGGLGWSMTEQVRLTMEFTQAAAAYRSRFSSTIGLCSQALLDHGTDEQRSRWLPAMASGQCTAAFALTEPEAGSDAGSARTTATRDGDEYVINGHKRYITNAPIADLFLVYARTGGDGSAGMSGFLVPAGTPGLRVDPQKPMMGQRGSLSTEVHFEDCRVPAGALIGGVEGNGLRSALRGINSARTHVAATCVGQAMRLVEEATTYALGRHQFGQPIADFQSVENLLADSQAETLAGRALVLHCAQQFDVGPIPVPEISAAKYFCSEMACRVADRAVQVLGGAGYFSEHAISRFYRDVRLFRLFEGTSQIQQQQIARHLKSAHSG
- a CDS encoding aldehyde dehydrogenase family protein, whose translation is METRPSAYIAGRWRSGVDSVDVHDSVDGSVIASVGMSGADDVDDAVRAARAAFAGWSATSVEERLAMLSALADGLSERAGDIAVSSAREVGSILAFGERVQAGLPVAVLRTTIEAMRSVGEERIGNSRVRGLPIGVVAAITPWNYPLYQVVAKLAPALAAGCTAVIKPPQQAPLTAYILVEELERAGVPAGVVNVVQGRGSVVGEALSSHPDVDFVSFTGSTGAGATIAQNAARNVTKVALELGGKSATIVTEDADLDLVIPAAVNGYLVNNGQTCAAMTRLVVPRRLLGEIEDRLVAATAERVVGDPRQSDTSVGPMVSAAQCRSVLDYIRDGMNSSRLLLGGTDRPAELTGGHFVMPTIFSEVDPDARIAQEEIFGPVLVIHAVEGEDEAVAVANNSQYGLSGSVWTSDPEHGARLARRMRTGQVAVNGGAFNPAAPFGGFKQSGYGRELGRYGINEYLEPQSVQMP